Proteins found in one Corynebacterium zhongnanshanii genomic segment:
- the sucB gene encoding 2-oxoglutarate dehydrogenase, E2 component, dihydrolipoamide succinyltransferase, producing MAHNVEMPELGESVTEGTITQWLKKVGDTVEVDEPLLEVSTDKVDTEIPSPVAGVLLEIKADEDETIDVGDVIAVIGDEDEASDSSDDADDADADDADGADEADDQDDAADDADDEDADDADESSDDEDDEDDEADDEDAAAESGDAEDVTMPELGESVTEGTITQWLKKVGDSVEVDEPLLEVSTDKVDTEIPSPVAGTLVEIVADEDDTVDVGDVIARIGDGSAPKKSSKKSKDSEKSEKSDDKDEKKSEKSEDTKADESKEDKKAEKSEDKDEKKSAGEPSEGNLPYVTPLVRKLAEKHSVDLSTVSGTGVGGRIRKQDVLAAADKTSEDTTSGSDESGSATSETSQSSGNAGSRASTHKVDPRKEELRGSTQRINRVREVTASKTLESLHSSAQLTQVHEVDVTGITNLIAAHEEAYADKHGAELTVVPFFAKAIVEALVAHPNINASYNAETKEVTYHESVNLSVTVDTEEGQLSPVIADAQKLSLPELAQAIVDVADRARNSQLKPNDLADGTFTLTDIGSEGALTDTPILTPPQAALVATGRIVRRPVIMEEDGSEAIAIRSMVFLPITYDHRIIDSADAGRFLSTVRDRLETADFEADLEL from the coding sequence ATGGCGCACAACGTCGAAATGCCCGAACTGGGCGAGTCCGTCACCGAGGGCACGATTACCCAGTGGCTGAAGAAGGTCGGCGACACCGTGGAGGTCGACGAGCCTCTCCTGGAAGTTTCCACCGACAAGGTCGATACCGAGATCCCTTCCCCCGTCGCCGGAGTGCTGCTCGAGATCAAGGCTGATGAGGACGAGACCATCGACGTCGGTGACGTCATTGCCGTGATCGGTGACGAGGATGAGGCGTCTGACTCTTCGGACGACGCCGACGATGCTGACGCTGATGATGCAGATGGCGCTGATGAGGCGGACGATCAGGACGACGCCGCTGACGATGCTGACGACGAGGATGCCGACGACGCCGACGAGTCCTCCGATGACGAAGATGATGAGGACGACGAAGCAGACGATGAGGACGCTGCCGCCGAGTCCGGTGACGCTGAAGATGTGACCATGCCAGAGTTGGGCGAGTCCGTCACCGAGGGAACCATCACCCAGTGGCTGAAGAAGGTCGGCGACTCCGTGGAGGTCGACGAGCCACTGCTGGAGGTCTCCACGGACAAGGTGGACACGGAGATTCCTTCCCCAGTGGCGGGCACCCTGGTGGAGATCGTGGCTGACGAGGATGACACCGTGGATGTGGGCGACGTCATCGCGCGCATCGGCGACGGTTCTGCACCCAAGAAGTCCTCGAAGAAGTCCAAGGACTCCGAGAAGTCTGAGAAGTCTGACGACAAGGACGAGAAGAAGTCTGAGAAGTCCGAAGACACGAAGGCTGACGAGTCCAAGGAGGATAAGAAGGCCGAGAAGTCTGAAGACAAGGACGAGAAGAAGTCCGCCGGCGAGCCGTCCGAGGGCAACCTCCCCTATGTCACCCCACTGGTCCGCAAGCTGGCCGAGAAGCACAGCGTGGACCTGTCCACCGTGTCCGGAACGGGCGTGGGTGGCCGCATCCGCAAGCAGGATGTTCTGGCCGCAGCGGACAAGACCTCCGAAGACACGACCTCTGGCTCTGACGAGTCTGGCTCTGCCACGTCTGAGACCTCCCAGTCCTCCGGCAACGCCGGTTCCCGCGCCTCCACGCACAAGGTGGATCCTCGCAAGGAAGAGCTGCGCGGAAGCACCCAGCGCATCAACCGCGTCCGCGAGGTGACTGCCTCCAAGACCTTGGAGTCCCTGCACTCCTCTGCACAGCTCACCCAGGTTCACGAGGTGGATGTCACCGGCATTACCAACCTGATCGCAGCACACGAGGAGGCTTACGCAGACAAGCACGGTGCGGAACTCACTGTTGTTCCGTTCTTTGCGAAGGCCATCGTCGAGGCTCTGGTTGCTCACCCGAACATCAACGCGTCCTACAACGCAGAGACGAAGGAAGTCACCTACCACGAGTCCGTGAACCTGAGCGTCACCGTGGACACGGAGGAGGGCCAGCTCAGCCCTGTGATCGCGGATGCACAGAAGCTGTCTCTGCCGGAGCTGGCTCAGGCCATCGTTGATGTGGCCGATCGCGCGCGCAACTCCCAGCTCAAGCCAAACGACTTGGCTGATGGCACCTTCACTCTGACCGACATCGGTTCCGAAGGCGCCCTCACCGATACGCCAATCCTCACTCCTCCGCAGGCTGCGCTGGTGGCCACCGGCCGCATTGTGCGCCGCCCGGTCATCATGGAGGAGGACGGCAGCGAGGCCATCGCTATCCGTTCCATGGTGTTCCTGCCGATCACCTACGATCACCGCATTATCGACAGCGCCGACGCTGGACGTTTCCTGTCCACCGTCCGTGATCGTCTGGAGACGGCCGACTTTGAGGCGGATCTGGAGCTCTAA
- a CDS encoding oxidoreductase, producing MFNLFGRSKNKGATPPRAPGQTVRAKDLDYLKQWTFGRTGVEGFVEPETLVNEMSVVLVDAAGEWTRRAIGGPKGIDAVAHGVGIPLYFAEETGYPQRMREKIERDRLLKAREEQRQRRAARQAQKDADRS from the coding sequence GTGTTTAATCTTTTCGGACGTTCGAAGAACAAAGGCGCCACACCTCCGCGGGCGCCGGGGCAGACCGTGCGCGCGAAAGATCTGGACTACCTCAAGCAGTGGACGTTTGGACGCACCGGGGTAGAGGGGTTTGTGGAACCCGAAACGCTGGTCAATGAGATGTCCGTGGTGCTGGTGGACGCCGCAGGGGAGTGGACGCGCCGCGCCATTGGTGGCCCGAAGGGGATCGACGCCGTGGCGCACGGTGTGGGAATCCCTCTCTATTTCGCGGAAGAGACCGGTTACCCGCAACGCATGCGCGAAAAAATTGAGCGCGATCGGCTGCTCAAAGCCCGCGAGGAGCAGCGGCAGCGCCGCGCCGCCCGGCAGGCCCAGAAGGACGCGGACCGCTCCTAA
- a CDS encoding leucyl aminopeptidase, with protein sequence MVVSVVTKTCEKVVSLVSQPAVTPSNLSRGHVPELSIAPLGADAHDSLTADVLIVPVFHGENGLELAGSLGGAWGRGLEITLWKLLVSLGAQGTPGEVTTVPAASIFSHDDESEEASADSTKEPSPFTTIIAIGLGDSDELTAETIREGAGTAIRAVQRTKDQEPASVVSMLGIFDPEAAVIGHALGAYTYAGFKEAKPSVATVSVVTPPATEEDNSADELLQHARVLVDSVALARDLVNAPANVLYPESYAAFIKDAAEAEGLEVEILEESQLEEQGYGGILGVGQGSARPPRLVRVSYNKDAQDTPLVALVGKGITFDTGGISLKPGANMWNMISDMGGSAAVVGSIIAATRLGLNLRVTATIPLAENMPGDKATRPGDIIVHYGGLSSEVLNTDAEGRLVLADAIARACEDEPAFLIETATLTGAQMVALGERTPGIMGSIEFRDRVSMISQNVGENAWPMPLPKELAKEITSDVADLKNISTSRWGGMSVAGHYLSKFVAEGVQWVHMDVAGPAYNTGSAHGYTPKRGTGVPVRTIVASLEAIARGEVEH encoded by the coding sequence ATGGTGGTGAGCGTTGTCACTAAAACATGTGAAAAGGTGGTTTCTCTCGTGTCCCAGCCCGCTGTCACTCCGTCCAACTTGTCCCGCGGTCATGTGCCGGAACTATCCATCGCACCGTTGGGCGCCGATGCTCACGATTCACTGACGGCCGACGTCCTCATCGTGCCCGTGTTCCACGGCGAGAACGGACTTGAACTGGCCGGGAGCCTAGGAGGCGCGTGGGGCCGAGGCCTCGAGATCACTCTGTGGAAGCTGCTCGTATCCCTGGGCGCCCAGGGCACACCAGGCGAAGTCACTACGGTTCCCGCAGCCTCTATTTTCTCCCACGATGACGAGTCAGAAGAGGCCAGCGCAGACTCCACTAAAGAGCCTTCCCCCTTCACCACCATCATCGCCATCGGTTTGGGCGATAGCGACGAGCTGACCGCCGAAACCATCCGCGAGGGTGCCGGCACCGCCATTCGTGCAGTACAGCGCACCAAGGATCAGGAACCGGCCTCCGTGGTATCCATGCTGGGCATCTTCGATCCCGAGGCCGCGGTGATCGGCCACGCCTTGGGCGCCTACACTTACGCCGGTTTTAAGGAAGCGAAGCCCTCCGTGGCCACGGTGAGTGTGGTGACCCCTCCTGCCACCGAGGAGGACAACAGTGCCGACGAACTTCTGCAGCATGCCCGGGTGCTGGTGGACAGTGTGGCGCTGGCTCGCGACCTGGTCAACGCTCCCGCCAATGTGCTCTACCCGGAGTCCTATGCTGCCTTCATCAAGGACGCGGCTGAAGCTGAGGGCCTGGAGGTGGAGATTCTCGAGGAATCCCAGCTGGAGGAGCAAGGCTATGGTGGCATCCTCGGCGTAGGCCAGGGCTCTGCCCGCCCGCCCCGTTTGGTGCGCGTGAGCTACAACAAGGACGCTCAGGACACCCCACTGGTGGCTCTGGTGGGCAAGGGAATCACCTTCGATACCGGCGGCATCTCCCTGAAGCCTGGGGCCAACATGTGGAACATGATCTCGGACATGGGCGGCTCGGCGGCCGTGGTGGGATCCATCATCGCCGCCACACGCCTGGGCCTGAACCTGCGGGTCACCGCCACCATTCCACTCGCGGAGAACATGCCTGGCGACAAGGCCACGCGTCCCGGCGACATCATTGTGCATTACGGCGGGTTGAGCTCCGAGGTTCTTAATACCGACGCCGAAGGTCGCCTTGTCCTGGCCGATGCGATCGCCCGCGCGTGTGAGGATGAGCCGGCCTTCCTCATTGAAACGGCTACCCTCACGGGAGCTCAGATGGTGGCTTTGGGTGAGCGCACGCCTGGCATCATGGGATCCATCGAGTTCCGTGATCGCGTGTCCATGATTTCCCAGAATGTGGGTGAGAATGCGTGGCCTATGCCACTGCCGAAGGAGCTGGCGAAGGAAATCACCAGCGATGTGGCCGATCTGAAGAACATCTCTACCTCCCGCTGGGGCGGCATGAGTGTGGCCGGGCACTACCTGTCCAAGTTCGTGGCCGAGGGCGTTCAGTGGGTGCACATGGATGTGGCCGGGCCGGCCTATAACACGGGTTCCGCGCACGGGTACACGCCGAAGCGTGGAACGGGTGTTCCGGTCCGCACGATCGTGGCCAGCTTGGAGGCCATCGCGCGCGGCGAGGTCGAGCACTAA
- a CDS encoding branched-chain amino acid aminotransferase translates to MTYVPATKDSFSVTLNDNAASDERVAEILAQPGFGTYFTDHMVLIDWDADAGWHDARVVPYAPLQLDPATSVLHYGQAIFEGLKGYRQEDGSIQTFRPERNAARFQDSAERLAMPKLPEELFIESLKQLTAVDHRWVPAAGGEEALYFRPFMISQEVGLGVHPANSYTFCVIASPAGAYFKGGVKPVSVWLATEYVRAVRGGTGAAKFAGNYAASLIAQSFAEQQGCDQVVWLDAVEHKYVEEMGGMNLAFVYGSGDNVTLVTPELTGSLLPGVTRSSLLDIAEDLGYTVEERLISTDEWERAATSGEMTEAFACGTAAVVTPVGVVKHKGGEFQVNGGEAGEITMKLREHLTGIQRGSVEDVHGWMVTLKD, encoded by the coding sequence ATGACTTATGTGCCAGCTACTAAAGACTCCTTCTCCGTTACCCTCAACGACAACGCGGCAAGCGACGAGAGGGTAGCGGAAATTTTGGCCCAGCCGGGCTTCGGTACGTACTTCACCGATCACATGGTGCTGATTGATTGGGATGCGGATGCTGGCTGGCACGACGCACGCGTGGTTCCCTACGCGCCACTGCAACTGGATCCCGCTACGTCCGTTCTGCATTACGGACAGGCAATCTTCGAGGGCCTGAAGGGCTACCGCCAGGAAGACGGATCCATCCAAACGTTCCGCCCGGAGCGCAACGCCGCTCGCTTCCAGGACTCCGCCGAGCGTCTGGCCATGCCGAAGCTCCCCGAGGAGCTGTTCATTGAATCCCTCAAGCAGCTCACCGCCGTGGATCACCGCTGGGTCCCTGCGGCCGGTGGCGAGGAAGCCCTGTACTTCCGTCCCTTCATGATCTCCCAGGAGGTGGGTCTGGGCGTGCACCCGGCGAACTCCTACACCTTCTGCGTGATCGCCTCCCCAGCCGGTGCGTACTTTAAGGGTGGCGTGAAGCCCGTGTCCGTGTGGTTGGCCACCGAGTACGTCCGCGCGGTGCGCGGTGGCACCGGTGCCGCCAAGTTCGCGGGCAACTACGCCGCCTCCCTCATCGCCCAGTCCTTCGCAGAGCAGCAGGGCTGCGACCAGGTGGTGTGGTTGGACGCCGTGGAGCACAAGTACGTGGAGGAAATGGGAGGCATGAACCTTGCCTTCGTCTACGGCTCCGGCGACAACGTCACCCTGGTGACCCCGGAGCTCACGGGCTCCCTGCTTCCGGGCGTGACGCGTTCCTCCCTGCTGGATATTGCTGAGGACCTGGGGTACACCGTGGAAGAGCGCCTGATCTCCACTGACGAGTGGGAGCGCGCAGCCACCAGCGGAGAGATGACGGAGGCCTTCGCCTGCGGCACCGCCGCTGTGGTCACACCCGTCGGTGTGGTGAAGCACAAGGGCGGCGAGTTCCAGGTTAACGGCGGCGAGGCCGGCGAGATCACCATGAAGCTTCGCGAGCACCTCACCGGAATCCAGCGCGGATCCGTGGAGGATGTTCACGGCTGGATGGTCACGCTGAAGGACTAA
- a CDS encoding nicotinate-nucleotide--dimethylbenzimidazole phosphoribosyltransferase, protein MTSIVFPQVTPPDNAARDAMREQWTHRRRIHSSSTATVNPGDGLGSIALWLAGCMPAKDTHADAGLEKVRHIVVAGDHPVGEAIPEISHVSTGQAGLDESLALTADDVHVESLWVDAQRHAPQAHPADRADALTEEEFDSAVRAGMELADAQADSGVSLLLVGDHGRGLTSTAAVVVGSLCTVEPVRVVGRGSGIDDSVWRQKVTYIRDAMYRVRDDRASAQRVLRKAGSADLAVLVGLLAQAAVRRTPVVFDGAGVAAAALVAHAMAPGASEWWAAASAGTEPATREALAYLDLTPLLDLSLDTDQGTCALLALPIIRHAWRTVPRVSG, encoded by the coding sequence ATGACTTCTATCGTGTTTCCGCAGGTCACACCACCGGACAACGCCGCACGTGACGCGATGCGCGAACAATGGACGCACCGGCGTCGAATTCATTCATCATCCACCGCAACCGTCAACCCGGGCGATGGCCTCGGCTCCATTGCCCTGTGGCTCGCGGGATGCATGCCGGCGAAGGACACCCACGCCGATGCCGGGCTGGAGAAGGTGCGCCACATTGTGGTCGCCGGCGATCACCCCGTGGGCGAGGCGATCCCGGAGATCTCCCATGTGTCCACGGGCCAGGCGGGGTTGGACGAATCCCTGGCGCTGACCGCCGATGATGTCCATGTTGAATCGTTATGGGTCGACGCCCAGCGTCACGCCCCACAGGCCCACCCCGCAGATCGGGCTGATGCGTTGACGGAGGAGGAGTTCGACTCAGCAGTGCGGGCCGGGATGGAACTTGCGGACGCCCAGGCCGATTCGGGGGTCTCCCTGTTGTTGGTCGGCGATCATGGGCGCGGCCTCACGTCCACTGCCGCAGTGGTGGTGGGCAGCCTCTGCACGGTGGAACCCGTGCGCGTGGTGGGGCGTGGCTCGGGCATTGATGACAGCGTGTGGCGGCAGAAGGTCACCTATATCCGTGATGCGATGTACCGCGTCCGGGACGACCGTGCCTCGGCGCAGCGCGTGCTGCGCAAGGCTGGGAGCGCGGATCTTGCGGTGCTGGTGGGGCTGTTGGCACAGGCCGCGGTGCGCCGCACTCCTGTGGTGTTCGATGGCGCCGGGGTGGCTGCTGCGGCCCTGGTGGCGCACGCGATGGCGCCCGGTGCAAGTGAGTGGTGGGCGGCTGCGTCGGCGGGGACGGAGCCGGCGACCCGGGAGGCGTTGGCGTACCTGGATCTGACGCCACTGTTGGATCTGTCTCTAGACACAGATCAGGGCACCTGCGCGTTGCTCGCCCTGCCGATCATTCGGCATGCGTGGCGCACGGTGCCCCGGGTATCTGGTTAA
- a CDS encoding DUF3043 domain-containing protein, with protein MKKPKSSEKSTAAAEANSTHANSAEPNSAESTDSSAPTRSAAFTPKKGKPTPKRNEVERQAGVRRTSFEAPTTPAEARKRRKELKQSMSKEEYKAMKQRQRDEAARERRKANERMMAGDEKYLMERDKGREKRLVRDFIDSRRFIMNIFLPLTLVVVLVMLVGTRNPQIANLASLVMMAIFLILLLEGIWVGRRVNRLVNERYPDNPFGKFHLGMYAFTRATMLRRFRTPAPQKNIGDSV; from the coding sequence GTGAAAAAGCCGAAATCGTCCGAAAAGTCCACCGCCGCTGCCGAGGCGAACTCCACTCACGCGAACTCCGCAGAACCTAACTCCGCAGAGTCCACCGACTCTTCCGCGCCTACCCGCAGCGCCGCGTTCACTCCGAAAAAGGGCAAGCCCACGCCCAAGCGCAACGAGGTTGAGCGCCAAGCGGGCGTTCGTCGTACATCCTTCGAAGCTCCGACCACCCCAGCCGAGGCGCGCAAGCGCCGCAAGGAACTGAAGCAGTCGATGTCCAAGGAAGAGTACAAGGCGATGAAGCAGCGTCAGCGCGATGAGGCCGCGCGGGAGCGCCGCAAGGCCAACGAGCGCATGATGGCGGGCGATGAGAAGTACTTGATGGAGCGCGATAAGGGCCGCGAGAAGCGCCTAGTGCGTGACTTCATTGACTCCCGGCGTTTCATCATGAACATCTTCCTGCCGCTGACTTTGGTGGTTGTGCTGGTGATGCTGGTGGGCACGCGCAATCCTCAAATTGCCAACCTCGCCTCCCTGGTGATGATGGCCATCTTCCTGATCCTTCTGCTGGAAGGGATCTGGGTGGGCCGCCGGGTCAATAGGCTGGTCAATGAGCGTTACCCGGACAACCCCTTCGGGAAGTTCCACTTGGGAATGTATGCCTTTACCCGCGCCACGATGCTGCGCCGTTTCCGCACTCCTGCTCCGCAGAAGAATATCGGCGATTCCGTCTAG
- a CDS encoding HesB/IscA family protein: protein MTAPESLTGVELTPAAQEKAAALLAQEGRDDLALRIAVQPGGCAGLRYQLFFDDRQLDGDIVDHFDGVNLVVDRMSSPYLTGAKIDFADTIESQGFTIDNPNATGSCACGDSFS from the coding sequence ATGACTGCTCCAGAATCTTTGACGGGTGTTGAGCTGACCCCAGCAGCTCAGGAAAAGGCCGCAGCGTTGCTGGCCCAGGAAGGCCGTGACGACCTGGCCTTGCGCATTGCAGTTCAGCCCGGTGGATGCGCCGGCCTGCGCTACCAGCTGTTCTTCGATGATCGTCAGCTGGACGGCGACATTGTTGACCACTTCGACGGAGTGAACCTGGTGGTTGACCGCATGTCTTCCCCATACCTCACCGGCGCGAAGATTGACTTCGCGGATACCATCGAGTCCCAGGGCTTCACCATCGACAACCCCAACGCCACCGGCTCCTGCGCCTGCGGTGACTCCTTCTCCTGA
- the asnB gene encoding asparagine synthase (glutamine-hydrolyzing), which produces MCGLLGFIAADGSADQYVNAVETALPCMHHRGPDDSGTWHDDNVVFGFNRLSIIDIDHSHQPLQWGPEGEDKRYTLTFNGEIYNYLELREELQAEGYTFNTEGDGEPIVVGFHHWGPDVVHHLRGMFAFAVWDSAEQSLFIARDQFGIKPMFVATTSAGTAFGSEKKCILSMADAIGLSEELDIRAIAHYTDLQYVPEPETLHRGIRRLESGSYGIITPGGALQETRWFEPTFPVRPVASGSETQVFKKIAEALEDSVEKHMRADVTVGSFLSGGIDSTAIATLAKRHNPNLLTFTTGFEREGYSEIDVAAESAAAIGVEHIVKVVSPEEFAAAIPQIIWYLDDPVADPALVPLHFVAAEARKHVKVVLSGEGADELFGGYTIYKEPLSLAPFDKVPSPLKKVLAKVGDAMPEGVRGKSLLQRGTMSMEDRYYGNARSFNYQQLERVLREIRPEWDHREVTAPIYAKSTSMDPVARMQHLDLFTWMRGDILVKADKINMANSLELRVPFLDKVVFEVAETLPHELKVSHGTTKYALRKAMEFIVPEHVLNRKKLGFPVPLRHWLAGDELYGWAKENIEASQTDHIFNKAEVLAMLDEHRTAMNSGSGPDHSRRIWTVLCFMIWHGIFVEHRITPDIDQRDYPVRL; this is translated from the coding sequence ATGTGTGGATTGCTAGGTTTCATTGCCGCCGACGGCTCAGCAGATCAATACGTCAACGCCGTGGAGACGGCCCTCCCGTGCATGCATCATCGCGGCCCCGATGACAGTGGCACGTGGCACGACGACAACGTGGTGTTCGGATTCAACCGTCTGTCCATCATTGACATTGATCACTCGCACCAGCCGCTGCAGTGGGGACCAGAGGGCGAGGACAAGCGTTACACCTTGACCTTCAATGGTGAGATCTACAACTACCTGGAGCTGCGCGAGGAGCTTCAGGCCGAGGGCTACACCTTTAATACTGAAGGTGATGGCGAGCCGATCGTGGTGGGATTCCACCACTGGGGCCCCGACGTGGTGCACCACCTGCGCGGCATGTTTGCCTTCGCCGTGTGGGATTCTGCCGAGCAATCCCTGTTCATCGCCCGCGACCAATTCGGCATTAAGCCGATGTTCGTGGCGACCACCTCCGCGGGCACGGCCTTTGGCTCCGAGAAGAAGTGCATCCTGTCCATGGCGGACGCGATCGGCCTGTCCGAGGAGCTCGACATCCGCGCCATCGCCCACTACACCGACCTTCAATATGTGCCCGAGCCGGAGACCCTTCATCGTGGAATCCGACGCCTGGAGTCCGGTTCCTACGGCATCATTACCCCTGGCGGCGCGCTGCAGGAGACTCGATGGTTCGAGCCGACGTTCCCGGTTCGCCCCGTGGCGTCCGGTTCGGAGACGCAGGTGTTTAAGAAGATCGCTGAGGCTCTGGAAGATTCTGTGGAAAAGCACATGCGCGCGGATGTGACTGTGGGCTCATTCCTGTCCGGCGGTATCGACTCTACCGCCATCGCCACCCTGGCGAAGCGTCACAACCCGAACCTGCTGACGTTCACCACCGGCTTCGAGCGGGAGGGATACTCGGAGATCGACGTGGCGGCGGAATCGGCGGCGGCGATCGGCGTGGAGCACATTGTCAAGGTGGTATCCCCCGAGGAATTTGCAGCAGCCATCCCGCAGATCATCTGGTACTTGGACGATCCCGTGGCGGACCCTGCGCTGGTGCCGCTGCACTTTGTGGCCGCCGAGGCACGCAAGCATGTGAAGGTGGTGCTGTCTGGCGAGGGTGCCGATGAGCTCTTCGGTGGCTACACGATCTACAAGGAGCCGCTGTCCCTGGCACCGTTCGATAAGGTTCCCTCTCCTCTGAAGAAGGTCCTGGCGAAGGTGGGCGACGCCATGCCAGAGGGCGTGCGCGGAAAGTCCTTGCTGCAGCGCGGCACCATGAGCATGGAGGACCGCTACTACGGCAACGCTCGGTCCTTTAACTACCAGCAGCTCGAGCGCGTGCTGCGAGAGATCCGCCCAGAGTGGGACCACCGTGAGGTCACCGCCCCAATCTATGCGAAGTCCACGTCCATGGACCCCGTGGCACGCATGCAGCACCTGGACCTGTTCACGTGGATGCGCGGCGACATCCTGGTGAAGGCCGACAAGATCAACATGGCCAACTCGCTGGAGCTGCGCGTTCCGTTCCTGGACAAGGTGGTCTTCGAGGTTGCCGAGACCTTGCCTCACGAGTTGAAGGTCTCCCACGGCACCACCAAGTACGCGCTGCGCAAGGCCATGGAGTTCATCGTTCCGGAGCACGTGTTGAACCGGAAGAAGCTCGGCTTCCCCGTGCCGCTGCGCCACTGGCTGGCCGGTGACGAGCTCTACGGCTGGGCCAAGGAGAACATCGAGGCATCCCAGACCGACCATATCTTCAACAAGGCCGAGGTCCTGGCGATGCTGGACGAGCACAGGACGGCCATGAACTCCGGTTCCGGCCCAGATCACTCCCGCCGTATTTGGACGGTGCTGTGCTTCATGATCTGGCACGGTATCTTCGTGGAGCACCGGATCACGCCGGACATCGACCAGCGGGATTATCCTGTACGCCTCTAG
- a CDS encoding cytochrome c oxidase subunit II: protein MEQRKVHGLTRRLGLAGVLGFSGLALAGCTVNPPENKFFELLRFGWPKGITPEAQQLGNFWVWVWVAAWIIGFIMWGLMFFVMARYNDKARTRRGDHEEFPRQTAYNVPLELVLTLMPVLTVLTLFFFNVQAQDEATALDKDPEVTVDVTAFQWNWKFGYANVYGEKLTDEAAQKAAEESKYEDLGVDKHGHPIPGPIHGKSKDDYSHLRFSKIETTGTTEEIPVLVLPSNTAIEFDLASADVSHAFWVPEFLFKRDVYNHPEANQQERRFQVREINKEGAFVGRCAEMCGTYHAMMNFEIRVVSPEKFKQYIEFRKQNPDAPNSAALKEINEAPYATSTHPFETERAGTRTANENYTDRNAA, encoded by the coding sequence GTGGAACAGCGAAAAGTACACGGTTTGACTCGCCGTCTTGGCTTGGCAGGCGTACTGGGCTTCAGTGGCCTTGCCCTGGCTGGTTGTACCGTAAATCCACCAGAGAATAAGTTCTTTGAACTGCTGCGTTTCGGTTGGCCGAAGGGCATCACCCCAGAGGCCCAGCAGCTGGGCAACTTCTGGGTGTGGGTCTGGGTAGCTGCCTGGATCATCGGCTTCATCATGTGGGGCCTGATGTTCTTTGTGATGGCACGCTACAACGACAAGGCTCGCACCCGCCGTGGTGATCACGAGGAGTTCCCTCGTCAGACCGCCTACAACGTGCCACTTGAGTTGGTTCTGACCCTGATGCCAGTGCTGACCGTTCTGACCCTGTTCTTCTTCAACGTTCAGGCTCAGGATGAGGCCACCGCACTGGACAAGGACCCAGAGGTGACCGTGGACGTGACCGCATTCCAGTGGAACTGGAAGTTCGGCTACGCCAATGTCTACGGTGAGAAGCTGACCGACGAGGCTGCACAGAAGGCAGCCGAGGAGTCCAAGTACGAGGATCTGGGCGTGGATAAGCACGGCCACCCAATCCCAGGACCAATCCACGGCAAGTCTAAGGATGACTACAGCCACCTGCGTTTCAGCAAGATTGAGACCACCGGCACCACCGAAGAGATCCCAGTTCTGGTTCTTCCTTCCAACACCGCCATCGAGTTCGACCTGGCATCCGCTGACGTGTCCCACGCCTTCTGGGTTCCTGAGTTCCTGTTCAAGCGCGACGTGTACAACCACCCTGAGGCGAACCAGCAGGAGCGTCGCTTCCAGGTGCGCGAGATCAACAAGGAAGGCGCATTCGTCGGCCGTTGTGCTGAGATGTGTGGTACCTACCACGCGATGATGAACTTCGAGATCCGCGTTGTGTCCCCTGAGAAGTTCAAGCAGTACATCGAGTTCCGTAAGCAGAACCCAGATGCACCGAACTCCGCGGCACTGAAGGAGATCAACGAAGCTCCATACGCAACCTCCACCCACCCATTCGAGACCGAGCGTGCGGGTACCCGTACCGCCAATGAAAACTACACCGACCGCAACGCGGCGTAG
- a CDS encoding cytochrome c oxidase subunit 4 yields MASGAKLFYGIALFFAIVTTVYIIGTITVDHSAALKGIEWSGVVGMTLGGLLALMLAVYLHLTESKSDIGPADWEEAEIEDGEGVLGFFSASSIWPFAMTVSIVILGLGIGFWHYWLIVAGAVCLIYTATMLNLQYGLPPEKH; encoded by the coding sequence ATGGCTTCAGGCGCAAAACTCTTCTACGGTATCGCACTGTTCTTCGCTATCGTCACCACGGTCTACATCATCGGAACCATCACCGTGGACCACTCCGCGGCACTGAAGGGCATCGAGTGGTCCGGTGTGGTCGGCATGACCCTGGGTGGCCTGCTGGCATTGATGCTGGCTGTGTACCTGCACCTCACCGAGTCCAAGTCCGACATCGGACCTGCTGACTGGGAAGAAGCAGAGATCGAGGACGGAGAGGGCGTTTTGGGCTTCTTCTCCGCAAGCTCCATCTGGCCTTTCGCAATGACCGTGTCCATCGTAATCCTGGGACTCGGTATCGGCTTCTGGCACTACTGGCTGATCGTTGCCGGTGCTGTCTGCCTGATCTACACCGCAACGATGCTGAACCTGCAGTACGGTCTTCCACCAGAGAAGCACTAG